The Xanthomonas fragariae genome has a segment encoding these proteins:
- the aceE gene encoding pyruvate dehydrogenase (acetyl-transferring), homodimeric type — MNWLNEVLHNDPNPLETQEWLESIKAVIDVEGPERAHQLLEGMVEQTRRAGAYLPFSPTTEYVNTIAPVNEAKHPGDSALEWKIRSIIRWNAMATVVRANRKPGDLGGHIASFASSATLYDVGFNHFWRAPSDTHPGDLLFIQGHSAPGIYARAFLEGRITQAQLDNFRMEVDGQGISSYPHPWLMPEFWQTPTVSMGLGPLAAIYQAQFMRYLENRGLIEKSDRKVWCFIGDGESDEPETLGAIALAGREGLDNLIFVVNCNLQRLDGPVRGNGKIIQELEGVFRGGGWNVIKLLWGGYWDALLAKDSDGVLRKLMMETVDGEYQNCKAFGGAYTRANFFGKYPETAAMVAGLSDEDIWRLNRGGHDPHKVYAAYHQAVHTTGMPTVILAKTVKGYGMGSAGEALNPTHQTKKLDDAAVKHFRDRFNIPVTDAQLEDGQVPFYHPGEDSPEVQYLKERRNVLGGFLPSRRPKASKSFVAPTLDKFERLLKDSGERSYSTTMSFVQSLNIALRDKELGPRIVPIVADEARTFGMEGMFRQIGIYAPFGQKYKPVDADQLMYYREDQTGQVLQQGISEPGAIASWMAAGTSYSVSDVPMLPFYIYYSMFGFQRVGDIAWQAADMRTRGFLLGGTAGRTTLNGEGLQHEDGFSQVIAGSIPNVRSFDPTFGFEVTVIMQHGMKAMMEDQIDEYYYLTLMNENYAHPGMPDGAAEGIIKGMYLLKDAGKPKKGELRVQLLGSGTILREAIAAAELLDKDFGVTADIWSCPSLNEVRRDGYAVERWNRLHPEAEQRKPYVTQLLEGRQGPAIAATDYVRAFADQIRAFVPMTYTVLGTDGFGRSDTRANLRRFFEVDRYYIAHAAIAALAKDGKMTGKDVARAIEQYGIDPEKANPVGV, encoded by the coding sequence ATGAACTGGTTGAACGAAGTGCTGCACAACGATCCGAACCCGCTTGAGACGCAGGAGTGGCTCGAATCGATCAAGGCCGTCATCGACGTCGAAGGCCCGGAGCGCGCCCATCAGCTGCTGGAAGGCATGGTCGAACAGACCCGCCGCGCCGGCGCTTACCTGCCGTTCTCGCCCACCACCGAGTACGTCAACACCATCGCACCGGTCAACGAGGCCAAGCACCCCGGCGACTCGGCGCTGGAGTGGAAGATCCGCTCGATCATCCGCTGGAACGCCATGGCCACGGTCGTGCGCGCAAACCGCAAGCCGGGCGACCTGGGTGGCCACATCGCCTCGTTCGCTTCCAGCGCAACGCTCTACGATGTGGGCTTCAACCACTTCTGGCGTGCGCCCTCGGACACGCATCCGGGCGACCTGCTGTTCATCCAGGGTCACAGCGCCCCGGGCATCTACGCACGCGCCTTTCTCGAAGGCCGCATCACCCAGGCCCAGCTGGACAACTTCCGAATGGAAGTGGACGGCCAGGGCATCTCGTCCTACCCGCACCCGTGGCTGATGCCCGAGTTCTGGCAAACCCCCACCGTGTCGATGGGCCTGGGCCCGCTGGCCGCCATCTACCAGGCGCAGTTCATGCGTTACCTGGAAAACCGCGGCCTGATCGAGAAGTCCGACCGTAAGGTCTGGTGCTTCATCGGCGACGGTGAGAGCGACGAACCGGAAACTCTCGGCGCCATCGCACTGGCCGGCCGCGAAGGCCTCGATAACTTGATCTTCGTGGTCAACTGCAACCTGCAGCGCCTGGACGGCCCGGTGCGCGGCAACGGCAAGATCATCCAGGAACTCGAAGGCGTGTTCCGTGGCGGCGGCTGGAACGTCATCAAGCTGCTCTGGGGCGGTTACTGGGACGCCCTGCTGGCCAAGGACAGCGACGGCGTGCTGCGCAAGCTGATGATGGAAACGGTCGACGGCGAATACCAGAACTGCAAGGCCTTCGGCGGCGCCTACACGCGCGCCAACTTCTTCGGCAAGTACCCGGAGACCGCGGCCATGGTCGCTGGCTTGTCCGACGAAGACATCTGGCGCCTGAACCGTGGCGGCCACGACCCGCACAAAGTGTATGCCGCCTACCACCAGGCCGTGCACACCACCGGCATGCCCACCGTGATCCTGGCCAAGACCGTCAAGGGCTACGGCATGGGTTCGGCCGGTGAGGCGCTCAACCCCACCCACCAGACCAAAAAGCTTGACGACGCGGCGGTCAAGCACTTCCGCGACCGCTTCAACATCCCGGTCACCGACGCCCAGCTGGAAGACGGCCAGGTGCCGTTCTACCACCCCGGCGAAGATTCCCCGGAAGTGCAGTACCTGAAAGAGCGCCGCAACGTGCTGGGCGGCTTCCTGCCTTCGCGCCGTCCCAAGGCCAGCAAGTCGTTTGTGGCGCCCACGCTCGACAAGTTCGAGCGCCTGCTCAAAGACAGCGGCGAGCGCAGCTATTCCACCACCATGTCGTTCGTGCAGAGCCTCAACATCGCCCTGCGCGACAAGGAACTTGGCCCGCGCATCGTGCCGATCGTGGCCGATGAAGCGCGCACCTTCGGCATGGAAGGGATGTTCCGCCAGATCGGCATCTACGCCCCGTTCGGCCAGAAGTACAAGCCGGTCGATGCCGACCAGCTGATGTACTACCGCGAAGACCAGACCGGCCAGGTGCTGCAGCAGGGCATCAGCGAGCCGGGCGCCATCGCCTCCTGGATGGCCGCCGGCACCAGCTACTCGGTGTCCGATGTACCGATGCTGCCGTTCTACATCTACTACTCCATGTTCGGCTTCCAGCGCGTGGGCGATATCGCCTGGCAGGCAGCGGACATGCGCACGCGCGGCTTCCTGCTCGGCGGCACCGCCGGTCGCACCACGCTCAATGGCGAAGGCCTGCAGCACGAAGACGGCTTCAGCCAGGTCATCGCCGGCTCCATCCCGAATGTGCGTAGCTTTGATCCGACCTTCGGCTTCGAAGTCACTGTCATCATGCAGCACGGCATGAAGGCGATGATGGAAGACCAGATCGACGAGTACTACTACCTCACCTTGATGAACGAGAACTACGCCCACCCCGGCATGCCGGACGGCGCAGCCGAGGGAATCATCAAGGGCATGTACCTGCTCAAGGACGCCGGCAAGCCCAAGAAGGGCGAGCTGCGCGTGCAGCTGCTGGGCAGCGGCACCATCCTGCGCGAGGCCATTGCCGCCGCCGAGCTGCTGGACAAGGACTTCGGCGTCACCGCCGACATCTGGTCCTGCCCCAGCCTCAACGAAGTGCGCCGCGACGGCTACGCCGTGGAACGCTGGAACCGCCTGCACCCGGAAGCCGAACAGCGCAAGCCCTACGTCACCCAGCTGCTGGAAGGCCGCCAGGGCCCGGCGATTGCCGCAACCGACTACGTACGCGCCTTCGCCGATCAGATCCGCGCCTTCGTCCCGATGACCTACACCGTCCTCGGCACGGATGGCTTCGGTCGCTCGGACACGCGTGCGAACCTGCGCCGGTTCTTTGAAGTCGATCGCTACTACATCGCGCATGCGGCGATTGCCGCGCTGGCTAAGGATGGAAAGATGACGGGGAAGGATGTGGCGAGAGCGATTGAGCAGTACGGGATCGATCCTGAAAAGGCTAATCCTGTTGGGGTTTGA
- a CDS encoding XVIPCD domain-containing protein → MSDDVYKDRAVGRRVPGQEEIVTIEGQRYAVLEHVNNKFNGYQGTIYRREGSGEIVVAHRGTEGAAKDILTDATMVTSRTNPQAADALALTKHALDYSEIAGKRTGHAPEVTVTGHSLGGALAQVSAHHYHLKGETFNSYGAASLSYRIPEGGGNSVVNHVMASDPVSAASPHFGQVRIYAKPDEIATLSDAGYSNSKANFLLPDYPLVAAGASLGAHELGNFLDKRSVLTDPNARPLAEQNKRMIDEYRSDVDGLRTGTTILTRSARGLCQDAIDAVRGPLAPGQPAKRDAREHGTDHTSLRIDQPGHVGNALFQDAQRGVHAQDARVGRTPDQHSAQLSGALASEMHSVGGTRIDEVVMSPDASRTFAVQGRVDDPAQLRVSVETIIAINTSLEQSSQRVAENVACQSAALEPQQSQPQQQQQGARVMC, encoded by the coding sequence TTGTCGGACGATGTTTATAAGGACCGCGCCGTAGGCAGACGCGTACCGGGCCAGGAAGAGATTGTCACGATCGAGGGGCAGCGTTACGCCGTTCTCGAACACGTCAACAACAAGTTCAACGGCTATCAAGGCACGATCTACCGCCGCGAAGGCAGTGGCGAGATCGTGGTTGCGCATCGAGGCACCGAGGGCGCTGCCAAGGACATTCTTACCGACGCGACCATGGTCACCTCGCGGACCAATCCGCAGGCAGCCGATGCATTGGCGTTGACCAAACATGCGCTCGATTATTCGGAGATTGCTGGCAAGCGTACTGGTCACGCACCCGAAGTCACCGTCACCGGCCATTCCCTCGGCGGCGCGCTTGCCCAGGTCTCCGCGCACCATTACCACCTCAAGGGCGAAACCTTCAATTCGTATGGCGCCGCCAGCCTGAGCTATCGGATTCCGGAAGGCGGCGGCAATAGCGTGGTCAACCACGTCATGGCGTCCGATCCGGTGAGCGCCGCCTCGCCGCATTTCGGGCAGGTGCGCATTTACGCCAAGCCAGATGAAATTGCCACGTTGAGTGATGCCGGCTATAGCAACAGCAAGGCCAACTTTCTGCTCCCGGACTACCCGCTGGTGGCTGCCGGCGCCTCGCTGGGCGCGCATGAGCTGGGCAACTTCCTGGACAAGCGCTCGGTGCTCACCGATCCCAACGCCCGCCCGCTTGCCGAGCAAAACAAGCGCATGATCGACGAATACCGGAGCGATGTGGACGGGCTTCGCACCGGCACGACCATCCTGACGCGCAGCGCGCGAGGCCTCTGCCAGGACGCCATCGACGCCGTCCGCGGCCCGCTCGCACCGGGCCAACCCGCCAAGCGCGACGCGCGCGAGCACGGTACCGATCACACCTCCCTGCGCATCGATCAGCCAGGGCATGTGGGCAATGCGTTGTTTCAAGATGCGCAGCGTGGCGTGCATGCGCAGGACGCACGTGTAGGACGCACTCCCGACCAGCACAGTGCCCAGTTGTCCGGCGCGCTGGCATCGGAAATGCACTCGGTGGGCGGCACGCGCATCGACGAGGTGGTGATGAGCCCCGATGCATCGCGCACCTTCGCCGTGCAGGGCCGCGTGGATGATCCGGCCCAGTTGCGTGTTAGCGTGGAGACGATAATCGCCATCAACACCTCGCTAGAGCAGAGCAGTCAGCGCGTCGCTGAAAATGTAGCGTGTCAGTCGGCGGCGTTGGAACCGCAGCAATCACAGCCCCAGCAGCAACAGCAGGGTGCACGCGTGATGTGCTGA
- a CDS encoding P-loop ATPase, Sll1717 family, which yields MGAKPNAFGDVRGENDHKALDESFYEWQDYRTLFESVDRFIVVGRRGTGKSAITYRLSKVWSDRKTPVIKIAPAEEQMIGLRPLAKIFGETLSKMRAGIKIAWKYTILMEIGSELLLDYKLKRHIEANKDLAEKIAIWRKRGTSPVERVRSVLKDFKSKVEGEDERIAELPAFLAVERLTNEICEIVSQSGQEYVLLVDRLDEGYEPDTVGTSIIDGILYGTDEIRSSLVGHFRAIVFIRDNMLRAIEVEDKDFTRNLESQVLRLHWDPQELFYMVAMRIRYAFGIAKESDVKVWNAITANELHGREGFRRCLRLTLYRPRDVIALLNTAFYQAQRQGRETLIEADFDESAKSISLTRFNDLGKEYEAVFPGLRALVSSFSSGDAKLRLVEVQERISKVMESPALTLAESQHFQILGSPQEVLKGLHGIGFIGIFDRQIASFVYSHDGKRFEKSLTSDDILMIHPCYWPALNISGFELTQGEAEEIYDEYEIAIESQSGEQRKRILGQLMSELNSISEGVAGAVQFEVWCKKAVEIAFSKRLSNIELRPNASATQRRDIVATNQGGGVWQRILNDYKTRQVIFEVKNYAKIGVDEFRQVFGYLGREYGELAFIICRDVELGLRKGAELDAFREFYSKGKLIIKFPAQQLVTILSKLRSPEKVDAGDLAVERLLDNYVRMYASGQTDVSNSKGTRKRGRKNPLD from the coding sequence ATGGGGGCGAAGCCTAACGCATTTGGGGATGTGCGCGGAGAAAATGACCATAAAGCACTCGATGAATCTTTCTATGAGTGGCAAGACTATCGGACACTCTTCGAGAGCGTCGATCGCTTTATCGTGGTGGGACGGCGCGGTACTGGGAAAAGCGCTATAACTTATCGCCTCAGTAAAGTTTGGTCCGATCGAAAGACTCCGGTAATTAAGATCGCTCCTGCTGAGGAGCAGATGATCGGCCTTCGGCCATTGGCAAAAATTTTTGGCGAAACTCTGTCCAAGATGCGGGCAGGAATCAAGATTGCTTGGAAGTACACGATTTTAATGGAGATTGGATCTGAGCTCCTTCTTGATTACAAGCTCAAACGCCACATTGAAGCAAATAAGGATCTTGCAGAGAAAATCGCAATCTGGCGCAAGCGCGGGACATCTCCTGTCGAACGAGTCCGATCTGTGCTGAAAGACTTTAAATCTAAAGTCGAGGGAGAGGATGAGCGGATCGCGGAACTTCCTGCGTTTCTTGCCGTGGAACGATTGACGAATGAAATATGTGAAATAGTTTCTCAGTCGGGCCAAGAGTATGTGCTGCTGGTAGATCGACTGGACGAAGGCTATGAACCAGATACTGTTGGCACAAGCATAATTGACGGCATTCTATACGGGACCGACGAAATTAGGTCATCTCTTGTGGGCCATTTCAGGGCGATCGTTTTTATACGCGATAATATGCTCCGAGCAATTGAGGTTGAGGATAAGGATTTTACGAGGAATCTTGAATCTCAAGTTCTTCGCCTTCACTGGGATCCTCAAGAGCTTTTCTACATGGTAGCAATGAGGATTAGATATGCATTTGGAATTGCTAAAGAAAGTGACGTAAAAGTTTGGAATGCTATTACTGCGAACGAACTTCACGGGCGTGAAGGTTTTAGGAGATGCCTCAGACTCACCCTGTATAGGCCTCGAGATGTTATTGCGCTCCTTAACACTGCATTTTATCAAGCGCAGCGCCAAGGGCGGGAGACGCTTATCGAAGCCGACTTTGATGAGTCGGCCAAGAGCATATCGTTGACGCGATTTAATGACCTTGGGAAAGAGTACGAGGCTGTTTTTCCAGGGTTGCGCGCCTTGGTTTCTTCGTTCTCTAGTGGGGATGCCAAGCTAAGATTGGTTGAGGTTCAGGAGAGAATTTCAAAAGTTATGGAGAGTCCAGCTCTCACATTAGCTGAGTCTCAGCACTTCCAGATATTGGGCAGTCCTCAAGAAGTGCTTAAGGGATTGCATGGTATTGGCTTTATCGGGATATTTGACAGGCAGATCGCGAGTTTTGTCTACTCCCATGATGGCAAGAGATTCGAGAAGTCTCTTACGTCTGATGATATTTTGATGATACATCCATGCTATTGGCCTGCGCTGAACATTAGCGGTTTCGAGTTGACTCAAGGCGAAGCCGAGGAAATATACGATGAATACGAGATTGCAATTGAGTCGCAAAGTGGCGAGCAGCGGAAGCGGATCCTTGGCCAGCTAATGTCGGAATTAAACAGTATTTCGGAGGGTGTGGCCGGTGCTGTTCAGTTTGAGGTGTGGTGTAAAAAGGCTGTTGAAATAGCGTTCTCAAAGCGATTGTCAAATATAGAGCTAAGACCTAATGCAAGCGCTACCCAACGGCGCGATATCGTGGCTACTAACCAGGGAGGCGGCGTATGGCAGCGGATATTGAATGACTACAAGACACGGCAAGTGATTTTTGAGGTCAAGAACTACGCAAAGATTGGCGTTGATGAATTTAGACAGGTGTTCGGCTACCTTGGAAGAGAGTACGGCGAGCTCGCGTTTATAATCTGTCGAGATGTCGAGTTAGGTCTCCGCAAAGGTGCCGAATTAGACGCTTTCAGGGAATTTTACAGCAAAGGAAAATTAATAATAAAATTTCCAGCGCAACAGCTGGTTACCATCCTTTCAAAACTAAGGAGTCCTGAAAAAGTAGATGCGGGCGACTTGGCTGTTGAGCGCCTGCTAGACAACTATGTTCGAATGTATGCTTCTGGACAGACTGATGTTTCAAATTCTAAAGGGACAAGAAAAAGGGGAAGGAAGAATCCGTTGGATTAA